From the Saccharobesus litoralis genome, one window contains:
- a CDS encoding response regulator: MILQSKFYAKKKVLVVDDCEPIRSAVKGMLQKIGFVNIQSAINGPQALQKAQEVRWDFILVDFNLGDGKDGYQLFEELKFKNYLAPHCCFFIISAENRRPHVHGLVELQPDDFLLKPFTYQGIEKRFARALAKKRTLTRVYEAIGEKDLQKAISACNDIIKNDPKNSMVALRAKAELLIQANEFPKALKIYESVLEKRTTTWALLGRAICKVKLEDYFEAEAQLFELLERPDTQLEAYDWLGRMNIYRKDTVTAFEMFIEAGKVSPRNINRQRAIANLAIANGETDEAVRAYGRILANSRYSVFDTPENYLNFARCLLDLCSDANKLDVAKQISKCTELMQDIDKRFYIDTVQSQEHVLRARIDVLRGNMENARKLLEESEKHDSPYDSVDDRLDKAKAYFATGNLSRSDEIMESLSDVADKDDIVSATLQVLIDKEKEGHEELRERIRVLNSEGLKMYQEGQYPQAVEQFVEAYSYMPSNASLALNLVQSITKVGTFLTQGHSPKEMKSMCNNCVSIIEQSDLSENNMRRYHSLKPELMQLLSAKEVA, translated from the coding sequence ATGATTTTGCAAAGCAAATTTTATGCAAAGAAGAAAGTACTAGTTGTTGATGACTGCGAGCCAATTCGCTCTGCGGTTAAAGGTATGCTGCAAAAAATTGGCTTTGTTAATATTCAATCGGCGATCAATGGCCCTCAAGCACTGCAAAAAGCACAAGAAGTTCGCTGGGATTTTATCCTTGTTGATTTTAACTTAGGCGATGGCAAGGACGGTTACCAACTCTTTGAAGAGCTTAAGTTTAAAAATTACCTAGCACCTCATTGCTGTTTCTTTATTATTTCAGCTGAAAACCGTCGCCCCCATGTACACGGCTTAGTTGAATTACAACCCGATGATTTTTTGCTTAAACCATTTACCTATCAAGGTATCGAAAAACGTTTTGCGCGCGCTCTTGCCAAAAAACGCACACTAACTCGGGTTTATGAAGCCATTGGCGAAAAAGATTTACAAAAAGCCATTTCAGCATGCAATGATATAATCAAAAACGATCCCAAAAACTCCATGGTGGCGTTGCGAGCTAAAGCAGAACTGCTAATTCAAGCCAATGAATTCCCTAAAGCCTTAAAAATTTACGAGAGTGTTTTAGAAAAGCGTACAACGACTTGGGCATTACTAGGCAGAGCAATCTGTAAAGTTAAACTGGAAGACTACTTTGAAGCTGAAGCGCAATTATTTGAATTGCTCGAAAGGCCAGACACCCAGCTAGAAGCATACGATTGGCTGGGTCGCATGAATATATACCGCAAAGACACAGTCACTGCTTTTGAAATGTTTATTGAAGCTGGCAAAGTTTCACCGCGTAATATTAATCGCCAACGCGCCATTGCCAATTTAGCGATTGCCAATGGCGAAACTGATGAAGCCGTAAGAGCCTACGGGCGAATTTTAGCCAACAGCCGCTATTCTGTTTTTGATACGCCTGAAAACTACTTAAATTTTGCTCGCTGTCTGTTAGATTTGTGTAGTGATGCCAATAAATTAGATGTTGCCAAGCAAATATCAAAATGCACTGAGTTAATGCAAGATATTGATAAGCGCTTTTATATAGACACGGTGCAATCGCAAGAACATGTTTTACGCGCGCGAATAGACGTATTGCGTGGCAATATGGAAAACGCACGAAAACTACTCGAAGAAAGCGAAAAGCATGATTCCCCCTACGACAGTGTTGACGATAGATTAGATAAAGCCAAAGCTTATTTCGCGACAGGAAACCTATCACGCAGTGATGAGATTATGGAATCGCTGAGCGATGTCGCCGATAAAGACGATATTGTATCGGCGACCTTACAAGTGCTAATCGATAAAGAAAAAGAGGGGCATGAAGAGTTACGAGAGCGCATTCGAGTACTCAATAGCGAAGGTCTTAAAATGTACCAAGAAGGCCAATACCCCCAAGCAGTTGAGCAATTCGTTGAGGCCTATAGTTATATGCCAAGCAATGCCAGTTTAGCGCTCAACTTAGTCCAGTCGATAACTAAAGTCGGCACCTTTTTGACCCAAGGTCATAGCCCAAAAGAAATGAAAAGCATGTGTAATAATTGCGTAAGTATTATTGAGCAGTCAGACCTGTCAGAAAACAATATGCGCCGTTACCATTCATTAAAGCCTGAACTCATGCAATTGTTATCTGCTAAAGAAGTCGCCTAA
- a CDS encoding elongation factor P hydroxylase, with product MHRYQDLIKLFDSTFYQTYNTRLIKGDEEPIYIPANQTCDYNQIVFAHGYFASGLHEIAHWCVAGKQRRQLEDYGYWYLPDGRDNQQQADFEKVEIRPQAYEWILSEAAQFNYRVSCDNLNGSAEPDRHAFRQKIRNEVAIILEQGLPPRVAALVDSLAKFYNTQLPLKIEQFAKQESTMNSKAA from the coding sequence GTGCATCGTTATCAAGATCTTATCAAACTCTTCGATTCAACCTTTTATCAAACTTATAACACGCGTCTAATTAAAGGTGATGAAGAGCCAATTTACATTCCCGCAAACCAAACTTGTGACTACAACCAAATAGTTTTCGCTCATGGTTATTTTGCCAGTGGTTTACATGAAATTGCCCACTGGTGTGTTGCAGGCAAACAACGACGTCAATTAGAAGATTATGGTTATTGGTACCTTCCTGACGGGCGCGACAATCAACAGCAGGCCGATTTCGAAAAAGTCGAGATCCGCCCACAAGCCTACGAATGGATTTTAAGCGAAGCCGCGCAATTTAATTACCGTGTTAGCTGCGACAACTTAAATGGTAGTGCTGAACCTGATCGCCATGCATTTAGACAGAAAATAAGAAACGAAGTGGCAATCATACTTGAACAAGGCTTACCGCCACGAGTTGCAGCATTGGTCGACAGCTTGGCTAAGTTTTATAACACTCAATTACCACTAAAAATAGAACAGTTTGCTAAACAAGAAAGTACAATGAATAGTAAGGCAGCCTAA
- a CDS encoding ATP-NAD kinase family protein, with the protein MVNLRIGLIINPYAGIGGAVALKGSDGEQTRDKALASGAIPQAQNRVLTALQNLTQFSQHLHFITASGDMGESCLQTLGLSYNVAYQVTNHPSLAEDTENAVTAILAQQVDILVFAGGDGTARNIYNQLDESTPVLGIPAGCKIHSGVYTITPKAAGQLLEKMLQGQVISLGEADVMDIDEALFRQGRVNAKRYGEMQIPMDLRYVQAVKSGGKENEELVLDDIAAEIIDQMADNPDTLYLIGSGSTTQAIMQNLGQANTLLGVDAVVDQAVINTDLTANDITQLLSQYDKVKLVITLIGGQGHLFGRGNQQLNAENIKKIGRDNIIVVATKSKISKLNGQPLIVDTNDTHLDQQLAGPIKIITGYHDTVIYPIAEPIR; encoded by the coding sequence ATGGTTAATTTAAGAATAGGATTAATCATAAACCCCTACGCAGGTATTGGCGGAGCAGTCGCATTAAAAGGCAGCGATGGTGAACAAACACGCGACAAAGCGTTAGCCAGCGGTGCAATACCCCAGGCACAAAATAGAGTCCTAACCGCATTACAGAACTTAACCCAGTTTAGCCAACATTTGCATTTTATCACCGCAAGTGGCGACATGGGTGAAAGCTGCTTACAAACACTAGGATTGAGTTACAATGTTGCGTATCAAGTGACTAATCACCCCAGCCTAGCAGAAGATACAGAAAACGCGGTTACAGCCATTTTAGCGCAACAAGTGGATATTCTGGTATTTGCTGGCGGCGATGGCACAGCTCGCAATATATATAACCAGCTTGACGAGTCTACTCCTGTTTTAGGGATCCCAGCTGGGTGTAAAATTCACTCTGGCGTTTACACCATAACACCAAAAGCTGCAGGCCAATTATTAGAAAAAATGCTGCAAGGACAAGTTATCTCGCTTGGCGAAGCTGACGTAATGGACATTGACGAAGCCTTATTTCGCCAAGGCCGAGTCAATGCTAAACGATATGGCGAAATGCAAATTCCTATGGATTTACGCTACGTGCAAGCGGTTAAATCAGGTGGAAAAGAAAACGAAGAACTGGTGCTCGACGACATAGCCGCTGAAATAATTGACCAAATGGCAGACAATCCTGATACGCTTTACTTAATCGGCTCAGGCTCTACTACCCAAGCCATAATGCAAAATTTAGGGCAAGCCAATACCTTACTCGGTGTTGATGCGGTAGTGGATCAGGCCGTAATAAACACAGATTTAACCGCCAATGACATTACACAACTGTTAAGCCAATATGATAAAGTTAAACTGGTTATCACCTTAATTGGTGGGCAAGGGCATCTCTTTGGCCGAGGTAATCAGCAATTAAATGCCGAAAATATCAAAAAGATTGGCCGAGATAACATTATTGTGGTTGCAACCAAAAGCAAAATCTCTAAACTGAATGGTCAACCACTTATTGTCGATACCAATGATACTCATTTGGATCAACAATTAGCTGGGCCTATAAAAATAATAACTGGGTATCACGACACTGTAATTTATCCGATTGCAGAACCAATTCGCTAA
- a CDS encoding YfcL family protein — MSEPIYVQKILDQLDTMMESEDADALFISGYLRGQVTYVVGQLEINQQLTENTFIKEVNKALVTARQSGELSSQDAEFVEQAWATLLK, encoded by the coding sequence ATGTCAGAACCTATCTATGTACAAAAAATTTTAGATCAATTAGACACCATGATGGAGTCAGAAGACGCTGACGCCCTATTTATTAGCGGTTATTTACGCGGTCAAGTGACTTACGTTGTCGGCCAGCTAGAAATCAATCAGCAACTGACAGAAAATACATTTATTAAAGAAGTAAATAAAGCGTTAGTCACGGCAAGACAATCGGGAGAGTTATCATCGCAAGATGCCGAGTTTGTCGAACAGGCTTGGGCGACACTACTAAAGTAA
- the aroA gene encoding 3-phosphoshikimate 1-carboxyvinyltransferase, with protein MESLTIQPITSCAGEVTIPGSKSLSNRILLLATLAQGETHVTNLLDSDDIRHMLTALKQMGVEYSLSDDKTECKVQGLGGAINVAEPQELFLGNAGTAMRPLAAALCLGEGEFTLTGEPRMFERPIGHLVNALRQVGADIEYLKDEDFPPLKISGKGLTGGRVEIQGSISSQFLTALLMAAPLAKDDMEIVVIDELVSKPYIEITLHLMKLFGVEVENDNFEVFRVKGNQTYVSPGRVLVEGDASSASYFLAAAAIKGGTIRVNGVGTKSVQGDARFAEVLEQMGATVNWQDEYIEVTGNGKLNAVDVDLNHIPDAAMTIATAALFAEGTTAIRNIYNWRVKETDRLYAMATELRKVGATVEEGEDYIVVEPPAELTHAAIDTYNDHRIAMCFSLAAMGNTAITINDPKCTAKTFPTYFELFESVVEH; from the coding sequence ATGGAAAGCTTAACTATTCAGCCGATCACTTCTTGTGCTGGTGAAGTGACTATTCCAGGTTCTAAAAGCCTGTCTAACCGCATTTTATTGCTTGCTACGCTAGCGCAAGGCGAGACTCATGTAACCAACTTGCTTGATAGCGATGATATTCGCCATATGCTAACAGCGTTAAAGCAAATGGGGGTTGAATACTCTCTATCAGACGATAAAACCGAGTGTAAAGTACAAGGTTTAGGTGGTGCGATTAATGTTGCTGAACCTCAGGAATTATTTTTAGGTAATGCCGGTACAGCAATGCGTCCGTTGGCGGCAGCGCTTTGTTTAGGCGAAGGTGAGTTCACATTAACCGGTGAGCCACGTATGTTTGAACGCCCTATTGGTCACTTAGTTAACGCTTTACGTCAAGTCGGTGCTGATATTGAGTACTTGAAAGACGAAGACTTCCCGCCATTAAAAATCTCAGGTAAAGGTTTAACTGGTGGTCGTGTTGAAATTCAAGGCAGTATCTCTAGTCAGTTTTTAACCGCATTGTTAATGGCAGCACCATTAGCTAAAGACGATATGGAAATCGTGGTTATCGATGAGTTGGTATCTAAGCCTTATATCGAAATCACTTTACACTTAATGAAATTATTTGGTGTTGAAGTTGAAAACGATAACTTTGAAGTGTTCCGCGTAAAAGGTAACCAAACTTATGTTTCACCTGGTCGTGTATTAGTTGAAGGTGACGCCTCTTCTGCGAGTTACTTCTTGGCTGCTGCGGCAATCAAAGGCGGTACTATTCGTGTAAACGGTGTTGGCACTAAAAGTGTTCAAGGGGATGCGCGCTTCGCGGAAGTGCTTGAGCAAATGGGAGCTACGGTTAACTGGCAAGACGAATATATTGAAGTAACAGGTAACGGCAAATTAAACGCGGTTGACGTTGATCTTAACCATATTCCAGACGCAGCCATGACAATTGCCACTGCTGCATTATTTGCTGAAGGTACAACGGCCATTCGTAATATTTATAACTGGCGTGTAAAAGAGACTGATCGTTTATATGCGATGGCGACAGAACTACGTAAAGTCGGAGCAACAGTTGAAGAAGGTGAAGATTATATTGTTGTAGAGCCACCTGCTGAGTTAACTCACGCGGCAATTGATACTTACAACGATCACCGTATTGCGATGTGTTTCTCGTTGGCGGCTATGGGTAACACAGCCATTACGATTAACGACCCTAAGTGTACGGCTAAAACCTTCCCAACTTATTTTGAATTGTTTGAATCGGTGGTAGAGCACTAA
- a CDS encoding DUF6482 family protein: MSFELESITSQQLNIQQLIAHSYEGGTLLVEAIIAGESGYVVDNHQRPVHFRSIQEIKDGFHSCDVSNAVLIYETAYDEMIGLSQEAQEPSQIPIQIN, translated from the coding sequence ATGAGTTTTGAATTAGAGTCAATTACCAGTCAGCAACTGAACATTCAACAACTAATCGCTCACTCTTACGAGGGAGGCACATTATTGGTTGAAGCCATTATCGCTGGAGAGTCAGGTTATGTGGTTGATAACCATCAACGGCCTGTGCACTTTAGAAGTATTCAAGAAATCAAAGATGGTTTTCACAGTTGTGATGTTTCAAACGCTGTGCTGATATACGAGACTGCTTACGATGAAATGATTGGCTTAAGTCAAGAGGCGCAAGAACCAAGTCAGATCCCTATCCAGATAAACTAG
- the der gene encoding ribosome biogenesis GTPase Der, producing the protein MVPVIALVGRPNVGKSTLFNRLTRSRDALVANFPGLTRDRKYGQAEYNGYNFIVIDTGGITGDEQGIDAKMAQQSLQAIEEADVVLFLVDARAGVTTGDEAMAHHLRKIEKPVYLVVNKTDGIDADSYAADFYSLSLGDCYQIAAAHGRGVSGLVETILDPLLETFPDIYPPEQDEFEPESQLAEDESAPDEVLSPEEEAEQVLMKRAIKFAIVGRPNVGKSTLTNRILGEDRVIVYDMPGTTRDSIYIPMEREDKQYVIIDTAGVRKRKKVNETVEKFSVIKTLKAIEDAHVVLVVIDAREGIGDQDLSLIGFALNAGRSIVVVVNKWDGLDNDVKEHIKSEIDRRLGFIDFARLHFISALHGTGVGHLYESIDEAYVSANKKITTSLVTRIMKMAVDDHQPPMVRGRRVKLKYAHAGGHNPPTIIIHGTQVTDLPDSYKRYIMNYYRRSLDMMGTPIRIDFKEGDNPFANRSNKMTLSEQRKRRKLMQFHQSKERNK; encoded by the coding sequence ATGGTTCCGGTTATTGCGTTGGTGGGTCGTCCGAATGTCGGAAAATCTACATTATTTAACCGCTTAACACGTAGCCGTGATGCTTTAGTGGCTAATTTTCCTGGCTTAACGCGCGATCGCAAATATGGCCAAGCGGAATATAATGGTTACAACTTCATTGTGATTGACACGGGTGGTATCACAGGTGATGAACAAGGCATAGATGCTAAAATGGCCCAACAATCGTTGCAGGCGATTGAAGAAGCGGATGTTGTTTTGTTTTTGGTTGATGCACGTGCGGGTGTCACAACGGGTGATGAGGCGATGGCCCATCACTTACGTAAAATAGAAAAGCCTGTTTATTTAGTTGTTAATAAAACCGATGGCATAGACGCTGATTCCTATGCGGCAGACTTTTATTCATTATCACTAGGTGATTGCTATCAAATAGCCGCGGCACATGGCCGAGGTGTGAGTGGTTTAGTTGAAACTATTTTAGATCCCCTGCTTGAAACATTCCCAGATATTTATCCGCCAGAGCAAGATGAATTTGAGCCAGAAAGTCAGTTAGCTGAAGATGAAAGCGCACCAGATGAAGTGCTTTCACCAGAGGAAGAAGCAGAACAAGTACTCATGAAGCGAGCAATTAAGTTCGCTATTGTGGGTCGTCCTAATGTGGGTAAGTCAACACTAACTAACCGCATATTAGGTGAAGACAGAGTTATCGTTTACGACATGCCGGGCACGACGCGCGATAGTATCTATATTCCGATGGAGCGGGAAGATAAACAATATGTGATTATTGATACTGCTGGTGTACGTAAACGTAAAAAAGTAAACGAAACGGTCGAAAAATTTTCGGTTATTAAAACCTTAAAAGCCATTGAAGATGCCCATGTTGTTTTGGTGGTTATCGATGCCCGAGAAGGTATTGGTGATCAAGACTTAAGCTTAATTGGTTTTGCGCTTAACGCTGGCCGCTCGATTGTTGTGGTTGTCAACAAATGGGATGGCTTAGACAATGATGTCAAAGAACATATTAAATCAGAAATTGATCGCCGTTTAGGTTTTATCGATTTCGCGCGCTTACACTTTATTTCCGCTTTACATGGAACGGGCGTAGGCCATTTATATGAGTCGATAGATGAAGCCTATGTGTCAGCCAATAAAAAGATCACAACCTCGCTTGTTACACGTATTATGAAAATGGCGGTAGACGACCATCAGCCGCCAATGGTACGCGGCCGTCGTGTTAAATTAAAATATGCTCATGCAGGTGGACATAACCCACCGACTATTATTATTCATGGTACGCAAGTAACGGATCTGCCAGACTCATATAAGCGCTACATAATGAACTATTATCGTCGTTCGTTAGATATGATGGGCACACCTATTCGAATTGACTTTAAAGAGGGTGATAACCCATTTGCAAACCGCTCAAATAAAATGACCTTGAGTGAGCAGCGCAAGCGCAGAAAGTTAATGCAATTTCATCAGAGTAAAGAGCGCAATAAATAG
- a CDS encoding S41 family peptidase encodes MKKTFLVASLLFALTACGGGSSAPEQTTSLTDQLSQSGSESPGATETPTTVEKPLSCDEPFDENQMAFDFLKTNYLWPEALPSTFNKEDYTSISQVMDAVKAPEDNFSVAFSQEQFEKVFVQQEELSTGITFSINKIQNQIRVASVRKGSPAYQAGIKRGMRFKLVNGISEAGLLAYMADKRPGQILIPDSFVRTSAEMLSYNMELYELDGDIASFTNIPLQSISIEPVYDSRVVNVATASGQKKVGYLAVSDFNQLLTEQMPAVFAELSTHQVQELILDLRYNGGGYVSTSAQMASHIGGSKVENQIYQQLVGNNHTREYDKTFYFPTLNETLSIQRVIVLSSNATCSASEGVINGLKPYMDVVLIGDKTCGKPYGMVPEPICDTVLFALNFQGLNADGEGGFANGIMPNCYANPHDFAGDWTSSTDALFQSAVDYIRDGTCNTVSSASNDEPYLFHQPPVNLFD; translated from the coding sequence ATGAAAAAAACATTTCTTGTTGCTTCGCTATTGTTTGCGTTAACCGCTTGTGGTGGAGGCAGCTCAGCGCCTGAACAAACAACGAGTCTTACGGATCAACTTTCTCAAAGCGGATCTGAATCACCAGGGGCTACAGAAACACCAACGACGGTAGAAAAGCCTTTATCTTGTGATGAACCGTTTGATGAAAATCAGATGGCATTTGACTTTTTAAAGACGAATTATTTGTGGCCTGAAGCCTTACCTTCCACTTTTAATAAAGAAGACTATACAAGCATAAGTCAGGTTATGGATGCGGTAAAAGCACCAGAAGATAATTTTAGTGTTGCTTTTTCTCAAGAACAGTTTGAAAAAGTTTTTGTTCAACAAGAAGAGTTGTCCACCGGAATAACTTTTTCAATCAATAAAATACAGAATCAGATCCGGGTAGCTTCAGTGCGCAAAGGATCACCGGCTTATCAAGCCGGTATTAAACGAGGCATGCGGTTTAAGCTAGTCAATGGTATTAGTGAAGCAGGCTTGTTAGCTTATATGGCGGACAAAAGGCCAGGGCAGATTTTAATTCCAGATTCTTTTGTTCGCACCAGTGCTGAAATGTTGTCCTATAACATGGAGCTTTACGAGCTTGATGGTGATATTGCCTCCTTCACAAATATACCTTTGCAGTCGATTTCGATAGAGCCGGTTTACGATAGCCGCGTGGTTAATGTAGCGACAGCTTCTGGCCAAAAGAAAGTGGGTTATCTTGCCGTAAGTGACTTTAATCAGTTATTAACTGAGCAAATGCCGGCCGTTTTTGCAGAGCTGTCCACACATCAGGTGCAGGAGTTGATTTTAGACTTAAGATACAATGGTGGTGGCTATGTGAGTACCTCAGCCCAAATGGCATCACATATAGGTGGCAGCAAAGTAGAGAATCAAATTTATCAGCAATTAGTCGGCAATAATCATACTCGCGAATATGATAAAACATTTTATTTTCCGACTTTAAACGAAACACTTTCAATACAACGGGTTATTGTATTGTCATCTAATGCGACTTGCTCGGCAAGTGAAGGGGTGATTAACGGGTTAAAACCTTATATGGATGTTGTGTTGATTGGTGACAAAACTTGTGGCAAGCCATACGGTATGGTGCCAGAGCCTATTTGTGACACTGTGTTATTTGCTCTTAACTTTCAAGGTTTAAATGCCGATGGTGAAGGTGGATTTGCAAATGGCATTATGCCTAATTGTTATGCCAACCCACATGACTTTGCTGGCGATTGGACAAGCTCAACCGATGCGTTATTTCAAAGCGCAGTTGATTACATTCGTGATGGCACGTGCAATACGGTAAGCAGTGCTTCAAATGATGAACCCTACTTGTTTCATCAACCACCGGTTAATCTATTTGATTAA